CAGGACGCAGTAATACAAATGTTATCcttagaaatgtatttaaagaGGATATGTTTATAATTCGAAGGGGATTGTCAGGACTgctcccctccccctccccacagaTCCATGCTGCTGTGTTCTTCCTTACCATGAACTGCTCTCAACCCTCCGAAAGGCTTGGCAATGTCAGCACCCCAGGCTCCCTCAGCCACAGTATGAGGTAGGAGAAGGGGATGCCTGggtgcagtgctgggaacagctgTGGAAGGCCACAGCACCCGGCAGGCAAAAGCTGGGAAAGACAGCAAGCAGGATCTTCTCCAGAGGCAGGGACTTGCAGCAGTTCTACTTGGATTTTGAGCAACAAGAGGCAAGGAGTTGACAAAAATATGCTGTGCTGAAAGAAAGCAGTGGTAGAAGAATGAACAAGTATATGGAGATAAGGGAGCCCTAGCTGCAGGCTGGTCTGGAGGACAGCGGGAGGTTAAGtacagcctgggacagggatgTAGTTGCTGTTGCATGTGACTCAGAAAATGCTGTCCCCTTGGTTGCTTTCTAAAACTACACATTGATAGATCCCATATGTAAAACAGcttcatgtttaaaaaaagccgTCTGGCCCAGTCCAACCTACAGATGCCAGCCAACGAGTGAGCTCCTGGCTGAAACACCCAGCCCAGTTCACACACCCATGGAACAGGGCACCTTCACCTTCCCCTCAAATAAGGAATGACAATACAGTCAATCAGGCCTTCTGGCAACCCCTGCCTGCCCGCGTCCTGCAGACTTGTGACATGCCCTGCAGCTCTATATAAGACCTACTGTTCTCTGTACCAGTTAATCTCACTGAAACAAACAGGCAGATATCACAAGACACAAGGACAACAGGAGAGGAACGAACAAGAGAGGCCATAGAGGACTTTCAGGAAGCAAAACCTGCAATCATTATGACTGCAAAAGATATAATTCCAGCCTCCTCGAGGCTTTACCTGTCCTTGCAGGTGATACCCAcacttggctgtgctgggttgCTTTGAGGCCTATAGATTTTGAAACATCAGTTGTTCTTGCTGAGGGCAAGCTAGCACTCCGTTCCTGCCCAACCACATTAACATCCACAATGCTCCAGCCCTCGCCAGCATCACTGGTACCactgcctgctctctgctgccatggcaAATGTACTTCTTTTCTGAACATTGAAGCATCCTCAGGGGATTTAGTCAGGTCCAGCAGCTGGCTGGTAGACTGCTAAGTGCCCCTCTGGGTGTCTCTGAGGCCGCTGTTTTTACACCAGCAATGGCAGGTAGACAGGCACTCCAGTAAGAGCCCAGATCATTCCAGTCCTACAGAAGTTCTTGATTACTgccaaataaagcaaaattataaaataaaacatgttagATAAGAGATGACTAGCTTCATGACCAGACTTTCTGTTGCAAGATTAAGGGGAATCCTGCAATTTACTTAGTGGTTCTTTAGTTCCTGACTTGCTTGccctctgtttctctttttgtttaGTTCTTGCTTTCAAATTACATCATTAACATCcttctttctgtcctttccaTGGAAGAATCCAAGTAAAGctgatttcattttattaatttctttctgaaggaaCTCTGCATCTGTGACACTTTGTCTCTCACCTGTCACAGTAACAATCACGTTTGTTTTCTGTTGCCTCACACCTATATTTAGTGTACCTTTCACAGCAATCAGGGGTTTGATTTGGCCATATCAGCAGGTGTGGCACCTTGTCACAAGTCCCAACACTGTATCCTGCACATGGTAATTTCTCAGCCAACTGCTAGCAGTGATAGAGTCCTCATGAATCCTCACAGAGGTAGGATCTGCATTGCTATTCAGTGCTCAGCACACAATACTGGAAGGAGGGTTCATACACACCAGGTCCCACAAACCCTCTGGCTCCCCTCACTTCAGCTCACTTTGTCTCCACCTGGCAGACTTTGTCGATCCACTGCCACATGTGTGAAGGCAGGCACCAGTCCCAGAAGGTCCAGAGCATCTACTGGGGTAGAAAAGGTGGAGGAGGATTTGGTAGACCCTACTGGCCTTCCAGTGCAGGGGAGCAGTGTTAGACCAGAGAAAATCTGATTCAGTGAGTCTGAAGAAAAGGtacatgttttaaaacacaaaatcaatTTGTTGTTGTACAGTGcgaaaatatctttcttttgcTGGGCACAAGTGAAGTCTTTTGGCCTCATGTAGAGGTGTTGTGGGAGAACAATAAAACCTAAAATCCAGACCACATTTAATGGAACTAGACTGACTCACTGCAAGATTAAAATACGACTCTTGCAGACAAGCCAGCTCCACTTTCTGTATTACTTCATAGCTAGAAAGTTCTTTTCAGACATCTCTGTGGAGTGTATTAAGGACACTGGAAATTAAACACAGGCCTGTCAAAGGATGTTGAAATACAGGTCATCTCTAATCATCGGGACTATCAAGAACCCTTAAAGTTCACATTAAATGGATACCAaagatgccagcagcagagTACATAAATGTAGGCCTGAGTTTCTGCACCCTCAAAGACACTTGGGAACCAGAGCATATTAGGGAAACACCACCTGATGCTTGTAGAACAGTAACCAGAAATAAACTGACCCTGTCTGTTCCACAACTTCTGTTGGGCTTTTGGCCCAACATCAGGCAAGAGTCCTGATGTTTGGCCAGAAGCAAGAGCTTTGACTGTagagaaaaaagtatttactGCTGTGGTCTGTTAAAGAATGCAAACTGGATATTTGCCCTGCAAATGACaccaaagaagagaaaacactatttattttttttcccccattgtCACTCTCACTTCTGCCCTGACTCCCTCAGCAGCTTGGTTTCTCCACCCAATCCCAGTGCTGCCAAACAACTCTCTCAGATCAGCACACAGTGATATTGGTGGTGTTGGGGTAACCTGTGTCACAGGAGCATATGGTGACTCATTTTTCCAGGCCCATGAAAATCACTAATTTGAACTCTTACTGGCTTTTTTGGCAACATCCATGGAATGATATGGGAATATGAAGCTAGGACATGACTCCGTAAGGGAAGGACACAGACCTGTCTCTGTAATTGACTGATTTGCTTGAGCTTCTGCATTGAAGTTCCTGTGTTCTCTGCATGTCATTCGTTCCCTTCCCTCAGTGTTTCTCACTGTTGCCAAATTGATAATCCTCAGTTATGTGGTGGAGCCACATTTCTATCCTGGTGACAGTGGAATTCTTCCCCTTTTTCATCATATTTGGTAGTactaaaatattcttcattGATAGTGGCTTGCCCAGTTACACAGAAAGAGCTACCATGAGGTCCACCATTAAAGCTATCACTAGATCAGTTTGCACGGCCTTAACTAGCAGGAGTTTGCATGAACCCAGTGGTacaaaacaccaggaaaagaaGCTGAGCTCTGTAAGTGTGTTTGGATTCTCCTCCCTAGCTATGTTCTTGGGGCTGGTATTCAGCGATTGTTGCCTTACACACACAGCCAGAGCCTCCATGAcagcctcctccctctccttgcCATTTTCACCCAGCTTTTGTCACTGGGCTGTCCACGCTGAGCCAGCCTGGCATCACCTCACACAAATGTCAACGTTGGTGGACTGGCACCTCCAGATGAGAGCAATCCAAGCTCTAGGGAGAAATTCCTAGAAGGGTCTTGACATGTGCAGAGCCTCCCAGATGCCATTTCTGTCACTTTCAGTTGCTGTTTCAACTTGGACTTGGGAAAATGGGCTTTGAAGGCATCTGAGGGAGTGTTCTTCCAAGAAAAGTAGACACAGCTGGTTAGTCACACCAAGATGCTGGTGAGTGTTGGAGGCACAGAGAAGGTCTCTCCCTCTGGCCAATGTACACCTATTTCTGGTAAGGACAGGATCTCTTTGAGTGGGTACATCCCACCACACCCACACAGCCGGACCAAATTGACAGCCCAAGATTTTCTAGAGGGCAACTTGCAACTCGACAGCCAAAGGCTTTAGAAACTCCTTCCAGGTGGTGGGGCAGGAAGGAAGCGTGGCAGTACAGCCTTGTCCACCATGCACTTCTccctccctcactccctccctccctttcagCCCTGTCCTTTCTCAATACCCAGGAAAGATTAACTCCTCTTCGCACACCAGAGAAAGTTATTATCattaatgaagaattaaaagaGAGTGATTAATAAAGGGCCCTTATCTGGCCATGAGGAGGAGGCTGGACAATGGAAGGAagatggagaaaatgaaaaacaataaatatgaAGCGTAAAAAGAGGCGAGCACTGCTCCCACTTGTTAGATCGCAGCTGCATCTCCTGAGGGGGGAAGGCTCCAAATTGCTAATTACTGCCTCTGAAAAGACCTCGCTCTGATATGTTTTCTGCTGAAAGGTTCCCATTAATGAAGCAGCGATGATGCCGTTTCCCTTTGACTTGCCTTCAATTCCCTCCCTGAGCTTCCTCCCAAGCCGGGAACAATGAGGCCCTGGGAGCTGGCGGCTCCCACAGGCCTCTCGGAGACTAGGCCGGGGGCAGCTGAGTGAGGGGAGCCGAGCCGGCTGTGAAATATGGAGGGGGGAGATAAGGCAAAGACAGAGGAAAGAGGCTCACTCCCAGGAGCCCAGGGAAAATTTGCAGTTATTATGAAGGAGATGAGACAGATTAAAAGCCCTTGTGTTCTGCGCTGCCCTTTTATTTAGTGGCTTCATCTCAGAGATGAAAGAAGTTGGAAATGACTTTCTCCGCATTTTGCTGCAAGAAGCTTCACGGCACATTTTTTGACTTTATTCCTCCCTTTGTCTCTTGTCccctttctgtctcttttttccttttaacccCTGGAAGGTTTTGCTGTGAAATGTCATGGGACTAGGCAGAGCATTTGCTGGGGTAGAGCAAtgaccctgctgctctccccatcctgctgggcTGTACGGCTCCCGCTGCCCACcgaggagggagctgggccaAGGCACTGCCACGACAAGCAGAGAGCATCCAGCCAAGCTTCCTCTCCTGCTTGCCTCAGAAATGTCCCTCACCACTAACACaccctctcctgcctccaggCCCAGCAGCAGATCAGCACAGGTGACTGCAGCCTCTGGGCAGGAAAAAAGCCCATCCTTACAAAGCCCAGTGATGGATAAGAATCCATATGGGGTAAGTGTGCTGAACATTTTCTATCCCTGGAGCATTTAATGAGCAAAACTAGTGCTGAGAAGTTGGGACAGTTCCCATGCAGGCAACCTACGAAGTGCACAGAGAGTAAACAATTTGCCAGGGATGTGGAATGAAGTTGAATGCAGACAAGGATTCAAAATTAACTTTTGCTGACCCATGTCAGGCTGAACCTTGTAAGACTGGACAGAAATAGCACGAACTGCTCAAAACCAGATTATCCCAGCTGCCTCATTATATTTCTTGAACTCCTATtcaaaattttctaatttttcgCCAGACACATCAGTGCTCTTTTGTGCTACCCTTTTAGTTCTTGGGATCCTTGCAATTGCAAGAGCACTTTCATCCTGTCTCTTGCTTTTGCCCTATCTCTCTCACAGAAAACCGACCCTGCGTGCCAGTGTGTTGTCTTTACTCAGGCCAAATGCTGGCAACATCTGCAAAAATTTGGGTTTGAGTGttgaatgtggaaaaaaataatggacAGGTGAAGTAAAATTTATACCAgttgcaaaacattttgttgaCCTACAGAGAACACAGAAGTAGTtggaaaatgaggggaaaataagagaaattaGAGTGGGCATCTGCTGCCATCTCCCCAGGACATCTGAATACAGGATTTCTTGTACACAATTGTTTGTCTGGTTTGTTATCCTGCCTGGAACAGCAGCCAGTATTGAGTGCTTGAAATGAAGGGGTAAGAAGCTCTGAAGTGATGTTTACAGAATAACCTTCCCATCAGGGGAGTTTCTCTCTTAACCCAGACATTTTGTAGCTGTTTTATATCCTGAAGCATGAAAAAGGATTGCAGCGGTGAAACAGGATTAGATTTTAGGAGGGATTTTCTCTCAGATCTGagagtaaaaagaaaaccccTGTGTTGGAAATAGGAAactggccgggaaaacaaaatgctgctaGCAAGTAAGGTGAGTTACTGGCCCAGAAAgggttaaaaaacaaaaaggacagAATTTTACAGGCAAATTGGTGCACGTAAAGTAACTTTTGTCAAGTCAGCTATTGGAAATGggataaaacaaaaatctacCTAATagttgcttttcttcttttaatatttcttttccaaggaaatAATAGAGAACTACAAGGAAATGACAATGTTAACATGACAGCTCAAACTGGCACAAAGGACTGTTAGataaacagcatgaaaaaagtTCAGCAAAGCTAAATGAAGCTTGTCCTATTGGGGTGTAGGAATCAATGGCAAACTCAAGGATTCAGTTATTTTTGAAGTATCTTGACAAACTAGGGAGGGTGCCAGAGGACTGAGGAAGAGCAAACACAGTGCCGGTCTTTTGTGGTGGGAGTAGGGAGGCAGCAGTGGTCTTGGCAAATATCACCCTTTCAGAGCAACTTCTGTTCCTGGCAATGTgatgaaataaacagaaatgggggaaaaagtAAGAATACAAAGGATAAGATATCTGTGAGCAATAGGCAGTAGTATATATTTCCAGAGAATAAATCACATCAAAATAAATCTGATTACtttcttttgatttcatttACAAAATTAGTGAAGAGAATAACTCAAACATAATATAGATATGGACTCTGGCAAAACTTTCAATATGCTGCACTGTAAAACATTACATGAAAAATGAACCAGTATTGGCTTGAATATGAGTGCAGCTATgttggttaaaaaaaccccaaacagccttctcaagagaaaaaaaaaacaaacacaaaaacaaacaaacaacaaaaaaccccagaaaaccaaaccaaacccaaacaataaaaaacaactcTCAACCcccacccaaaaccaaaaaaaaaccaaacaacccccccaaGCAAATAATCAAtaacaacaaaccccaaaaaccacccaaacaaaaaaatccagcaaaagaGTCCCTGAAAACAAAACGAAACAAAACGACGATGAAGAAACCCCACTCAAAACCCGCTGAAGAAGCATCATGAAAGCTAAGAAATAAACGGAATGTTATGCAAAACTGGATGGTGGCAGGTTCACACCTAGCTTTATTCTGATGGCTGCTGGTGATGTGTAAGCTGGCACGATGGGAAAAGAGATGCAAGCCTTaaggagaggggagcagcacCGTCAAGTTTAATTTAGGATGCACACAACTAGGGTGGCAGCAACGAAACGGAGGAGTTTGGGTACCAAGTTTATTTGTTggccattaaaaataaaatacgATAACCAAGCAGCTCAAGGTTACGTATAGGCAAGGGCTGCCCCGCTGGCAGGTGAGGGCCCTGCGATGGCTCCACTGGTGGCACCAGCCACGGCGTAAACGCACCGCGGCGCGGGGAGCACGGCGGCGGGCCGCGCtcgggggcgggccgggcggcggggcgggccggggctggCCCGGCCGGGCCGTCAGGGCTGTCGGGGctcggcggcggcgcggcggccccgcccgcAGGCGGGGCGGGCGGAGGAAGTGGCCCGGGGAGGCCGGAAGCGGCGCTGAGGAGGGGCTGGCGGAGCGGGGCGCTGGCCGGTGAGCGGGGTCGCGGGGAGGTCCGGCAGGACGCTGCGCGTCCGGGGCGGTGAGGGcagttttcccagcttttcccgGTGAAGCTGGGGGGGTGTCGGGCAGAAGCAGCGGCGTCTCCCTAGAGGAGGGAGTCAGTGCGGCCGGCTCGCCGAGGAATAAGGGAGGCGGCCTGCGGCAGTGGGTAGTTCACCGGGCTGGAGACCACCGGGTGTTTCGGAGCCCGGTGGGGAGAGAAATCCCACGCCTGCAAGGCACGGGTAGAGTGAGGGGTTTTGTGAGATGAGGGATTTGGCCAGGACTTTGGGATTGGCACACTGACAGCCCTGAGATGTAGGGGTGGTATTTTTCGGCAGTAGGAGTTGGGGTTTGGGCTCCTACACCCTGTTCCAAGACCCCAGGGTCCCGTGCACCTTGCTTTACAGCTGAAGTGATGCTGGCTTGTAAACTACCTGTTTTACCATCTGTTTTACTCCCAGCTTTGCTTCTTGTCTACTTTTTGGAAGACTTAATCTGTTTGTCAAGCGGGCTGATCCTTCTCTGTTGCTTTACTGATGCTGGGTAGCAAAAACTAGTTGCCGGCTTCCATTCCCTTTGGGATGTGTAATTAAGCATGCTGCTTCAACACAAGAGATGAACCTTAAGGCCTTTTCAGCCGCAGAGCGCTCAACCCAACTGCTGCAGTAGAGGAGATCTGTTCCACCATGGCTAGAAGAGGGATTTAACCCTTGCAAAAAGGATTTAACCCTGCCAGGAAGTGGCAGTTGTCCTGCATTGGGTCCTCCCAGGTAACTTCAAAGTAAGTGTCTAACTCCTTTAATGTTATAAAGGGTATCGCGTCCTACAGTCCAGAGATGTGTTGGTAGCAGTATTTATGTCTGGGGCTAATTATTGTCGTTTTTAGTAGGCATTGCCAATGGATGAACTGGTACATGACTTGGCCTCAGCTTTAGAGCAGACTTCAGAGCAAAACAAACTGGATGAGCTATGGGAAGAGATGGCGCTAAGCCCGCGGCAGCAGCGGCGTCAGCTTCGCAAGAGACGGGGTCGTAAACGACGCTCAGACTTCACACATCAGGCAGAACATGCCTGCTGCTATAGCGAGGCCTCAGAGTCGAGCTTGGACGAAGCTGTCAAGGATTGCCGTGAGGTGCTGACAGCTAATTTCAGTGACTCTGATGACATGGCAGTGGTCAAACGACATCCAGCTCTTAGTGCCACCCTGAGGAGCAAGCAACACTTGTGGCATGAGTCAGACTCCTTTACAGAGAATGCACCCTGCCGACCTCTCAGGCGCCGACGGAAAGTCAAACGTGTCACATCAGAGGTGGCTGCCAGTCTCCAGCAAAAGCTCAGGGTGTCAGAGTGGAACTATGAGAGGGGCTGCAGGTTCAAGTCAGCCAAGAAACAGCGTCTTTCACGCTGGAAAGAGAATGCCCCTTGGACATCATCCAGTCATGGCCTTTGTGAGTCAGGAGAGAACAGGCCCTTCCTCAGCAACGGGGGCAGGAAGGAGCGGATGGAGTGTGAAGCCGATGATCAGAAGCAGGGTTCAGATGAAAACATGTCGGAATGGTGAGATCTCAGTTTCTTCCCTGTGCTAGTCAGATGGCTGCCTTGCTTGCAGCTGCTTGTAAatgctgtgccttgctttttgAAGTTCTTAAAATTATTCAGTGCTGCTCTTTTTGTGAAGATGAGAAATATCTCGGCTGCTTctaaaatgtagatttttttcaaagtttttccTGTGAGTATTGTATGATGACCCAGAATGCTTCCTTGAAAAGTTGGGAAGCTGGTAGGTTTCTGGCTCCTGTTACACGAAGCGTCCTCTGAAATGTCAGTGGCCTTGCAGCTACAATGTGGCATGCTTGTGGCCTGTGGTTCGGGGAGTAAGCCCCCAACTGGCACTTGTGTTGCGTGATCGATAGGAGCTGATCTCAGTTTCTTATTCTCAGCATTTACTAT
This region of Motacilla alba alba isolate MOTALB_02 chromosome 5, Motacilla_alba_V1.0_pri, whole genome shotgun sequence genomic DNA includes:
- the GPATCH2L gene encoding G patch domain-containing protein 2-like isoform X3, which translates into the protein MDELVHDLASALEQTSEQNKLDELWEEMALSPRQQRRQLRKRRGRKRRSDFTHQAEHACCYSEASESSLDEAVKDCREVLTANFSDSDDMAVVKRHPALSATLRSKQHLWHESDSFTENAPCRPLRRRRKVKRVTSEVAASLQQKLRVSEWNYERGCRFKSAKKQRLSRWKENAPWTSSSHGLCESGENRPFLSNGGRKERMECEADDQKQGSDENMSECDTSSVCSSSDTGLFTNDEGRQGDDEQSDWFYEGECVPGFTVPNLLPKWGADHRSEVERIDSGLDKLSVSTFLLPSQPAQRGFHARLNRLPGAAARCLRKGRRRLVGKETSMSTLGTERLGHIVSDPRQKDFWLPSMGKRDRNQASKCPPGTTMFKGHQEETKASCSLHV
- the GPATCH2L gene encoding G patch domain-containing protein 2-like isoform X2; the protein is MDELVHDLASALEQTSEQNKLDELWEEMALSPRQQRRQLRKRRGRKRRSDFTHQAEHACCYSEASESSLDEAVKDCREVLTANFSDSDDMAVVKRHPALSATLRSKQHLWHESDSFTENAPCRPLRRRRKVKRVTSEVAASLQQKLRVSEWNYERGCRFKSAKKQRLSRWKENAPWTSSSHGLCESGENRPFLSNGGRKERMECEADDQKQGSDENMSECDTSSVCSSSDTGLFTNDEGRQGDDEQSDWFYEGECVPGFTVPNLLPKWGADHRSEVERIDSGLDKLSVSTFLLPSQPAQRGFHARLNRLPGAAARCLRKGRRRLVGKETSMSTLGTERLGHIVSDPRQKDFWLPSMGKRDRNQFNPLSPLYSLDVLADASHRRCSPAHCTARQANVHLGPPCSRDIKRKRKPAAASMSSPTSGPASVISFFAT